Proteins co-encoded in one Pseudomonas beijingensis genomic window:
- a CDS encoding ATP-binding protein, which translates to MSLPLRWPRTLASRLSLIFLIGLILAQGLSFGAQYYERYQSARSTMLGNLETDVSTSVAILDRLPAAERPAWLPKLARRNYGYLLDEGQPGQPMDLADAPISVSSIQEAIGQAYGLTFQQIPGPKMHYQAHLRLGDGSPLTIDVRPAMMPLSPWLPMVLLGQLALLIGCTWLAVRIAVGPLTRLAQAVETLDPNAHSVRLDEKGPTEVVHAAKAFNAMQDRIAAYLKERMQLLAAISHDLQTPITRMKLRAEFMDEGIERDKLWSDLSEMEHLVREGVAYARSIHGATEASCRISLDAFLDSLVFDYQDTGKDVQLSGKNAAVIDTRPHALRRVLVNLVDNALKFGGAAQIQVQRADNGQLAIQVLDRGPGISEQELAEVLKPFYRVESSRNRETGGTGLGLAIAQQLTIAMGGSLTLSNRDGGGLCAELRLAFAS; encoded by the coding sequence ATGAGCCTGCCGCTGCGTTGGCCGCGGACTCTGGCCTCCAGGTTGTCGCTGATCTTCCTGATCGGCCTGATCCTGGCCCAGGGCCTGTCCTTCGGCGCCCAGTACTACGAGCGCTACCAGAGTGCCAGGTCGACCATGCTCGGCAACCTGGAAACCGATGTCTCGACCTCCGTCGCCATTCTCGACCGCCTGCCTGCCGCCGAACGCCCGGCCTGGCTGCCGAAACTCGCCCGGCGCAACTATGGCTACCTGCTCGACGAAGGCCAGCCCGGCCAACCGATGGACCTTGCCGACGCGCCGATCTCGGTCAGTTCGATCCAGGAAGCCATCGGCCAGGCCTATGGCCTGACCTTCCAGCAGATTCCCGGGCCGAAAATGCACTATCAAGCGCATCTGCGCCTGGGGGACGGCAGCCCGCTGACCATCGACGTACGCCCGGCGATGATGCCCCTCTCCCCCTGGCTGCCGATGGTGTTGTTGGGACAATTGGCGCTGTTGATCGGCTGCACCTGGCTGGCCGTGCGCATCGCCGTCGGCCCCCTGACCCGGCTGGCCCAGGCGGTGGAAACCCTCGACCCGAACGCCCACAGCGTCCGGCTGGACGAAAAAGGCCCGACTGAAGTGGTGCATGCGGCCAAGGCCTTCAACGCCATGCAGGACCGCATCGCCGCCTACCTCAAGGAGCGCATGCAGTTGCTGGCGGCGATTTCCCATGACTTGCAGACGCCCATCACACGTATGAAGCTGCGGGCCGAGTTCATGGACGAAGGGATCGAACGGGACAAACTGTGGAGCGACTTGAGCGAAATGGAACACTTGGTGCGGGAAGGCGTGGCCTATGCCCGTAGCATCCACGGCGCCACCGAGGCCAGTTGCCGGATTAGCCTGGATGCGTTTCTCGACAGCCTGGTGTTCGACTACCAGGACACCGGCAAGGACGTGCAACTGTCCGGGAAAAACGCCGCCGTGATCGACACCCGCCCCCATGCCCTGCGGCGGGTGCTGGTCAATCTGGTGGACAACGCCTTGAAATTCGGCGGTGCGGCGCAGATCCAGGTGCAACGGGCCGACAACGGGCAACTGGCAATCCAGGTGCTGGACCGTGGCCCCGGGATCAGCGAGCAGGAACTGGCCGAGGTGCTCAAGCCGTTCTACCGGGTGGAGAGCTCGCGCAACCGGGAAACCGGCGGCACCGGCCTGGGCTTGGCCATCGCCCAGCAACTGACGATCGCCATGGGCGGCTCCCTGACCCTGAGCAACCGCGACGGCGGCGGCCTCTGCGCCGAGTTGCGCCTGGCATTCGCAAGCTGA